A stretch of the Papaver somniferum cultivar HN1 chromosome 6, ASM357369v1, whole genome shotgun sequence genome encodes the following:
- the LOC113290274 gene encoding uncharacterized protein LOC113290274 isoform X1 yields the protein MATHATDNHYTVVDKKKGRVRCNYCGKEVSGSTRLKQHLGGIPPDVLPCLKVPEDVKVQMKNNLMGRTKADGNTEFHKSFKSCSVRKRKSSSDGPCKDNHVSSQPASLSRKRKHHITTESGLKDNDEMAQSLINPEQLNANTAGEIEKQAEDKSSRQIQRCIGRFFFENGIDFNAVNSPTFQKMMHAFAGHGSTLYKVPSCNDLKGWILQEELKASQEYVRGVVHSWGTTGCSILLDGWIDGKGRNLINFVVDSPRGPVFMKSADVTDIIGDVVAMITLLSGVIEEVGVQNVVQIVSYTTLGSLSAVGNKLTEKYGTISWTICAAHCIGLILEKIGMLDPWRGVLDKAKDITKLIYTHETVLKLMTKHTSGVELLSSRRIRSLTPFLILERIESQKNNLKIMFSSLEWKSSALASTADGVHVTDLVTGVSSFWTEAQMLLKGSLPLIRALHLISGGDSKPQLGYIYETMDQVKETIKDEYEDEKTKYQPFWTAIDGIWNNQLHSPIHSAACILNPSLLYSSEDVDDDNEIKDGLSRCIQGMVKEKRARDLILLQLNDYLEASGAFGEGVAIDQKTKLSPVKWWSLYGGQCPELQSFAMRILSQTCTGASRFGLKRSLSEQLHMNGRNPVEQKLLTDLTFVHHNLQLQNAVSITNTDYKDIFLEEMDPMNEWVRGGDVERVTSLTKW from the exons ATGGCTACGCATGCTACAGACAATCACTATACAGTCGTTGATAAGAAGAAAGGGCGAGTTAGGTGCAATTATTGTGGAAAGGAAGTAAGTGGTTCTACTCGTCTTAAGCAACACTTGGGTGGAATACCTCCTGATGTGTTACCTTGTCTTAAAGTTCCAGAGGATGTGAAGGTACAAATGAAAAACAACCTAATGGGAAGAACAAAAGCAGATGGTAACACCGAATTTCATAAATCGTTCAAATCGTGTTCTGTACGGAAGAGGAAGTCCAGCTCCGACGGCCCCTGTAAAGACAACCATGTTTCCAGTCAACCCGCCAGTTTGTCAAGGAAGAGAAAGCACCACATTACAACTGAGTCTGGATTAAAGGACAACGATGAGATGGCACAGAGCTTGATTAATCCCGAACAATTGAATGCAAACACCGCAGGGGAGATTGAAAAACAAGCTGAAGATAAGTCATCCAGACAAATCCAAAGGTGTATAGGCAGATTCTTTTTCGAAAATGGTATAGACTTTAATGCTGTGAACTCACCTACTTTCCAGAAAATGATGCATGCTTTTGCTGGACATGGATCCACGTTGTATAAGGTGCCTAGTTGTAATGATCTAAAGGGGTGGATTCTGCAGGAAGAACTGAAGGCATCACAAGAGTATGTGCGAGGAGTTGTGCACTCATGGGGAACCACTGGATGTAGTATTTTGTTGGATGGGTGGATCGATGGGAAAGGGagaaatttgattaattttgtggtTGATAGCCCACGGGGTCCTGTATTTATGAAGTCTGCCGATGTGACAGATATCATAGGAGATGTGGTTGCCATGATCACATTGTTAAGTGGGGTTATTGAGGAGGTTGGGGTACAGAATGTTGTTCAAATTGTCTCATATACTACTCTTGGTTCACTGAGCGCAGTGGGCAATAAGTTGACAGAGAAATACGGGACTATATCTTGGACTATTTGTGCGGCTCACTGCATAGGCCTCATCTTGGAGAAGATAGGAATGCTGGATCCTTGGAGAGGTGTACTTGATAAGGCAAAGGATATTACTAAGCTCATTTACACACATGAGACAGTTTTGAAGCTTATGACGAAACACACTTCTGGGGTCGAGCTACTCAGTTCCAGGAGGATTAGGTCACTGACGCCATTTCTAATACTGGAGAGAATTGAGTCTCAAAAGAATAATTTGAAGATCATGTTTAGTTCGTTAGAATGGAAGAGCTCAGCCTTAGCTTCAACAGCTGATGGAGTGCATGTGACTGATTTAGTCACTGGAGTGTCGTCTTTCTGGACTGAAGCCCAGATGCTTTTGAAGGGAAGTCTTCCACTCATACGTGCTCTGCATCTAATCAGTGGAGGAGATAGTAAACCCCAGTTGGGATACATATATGAAACGATGGACCAAGTAAAAGAGACAATAAAAGATGAGTATGAAGACGAGAAAACTAAATATCAGCCTTTCTGGACAGCAATTGATGGGATCTGGAATAACCAACTCCATAGCCCTATCCATTCTGCTGCCTGCATTTTGAATCCGAGCCTTCTTTACTCATCTGAGGACGTTGACGATGATAATGAGATCAAGGATGGGCTTTCGCGCTGCATTCAGGGAATGGTAAAGGAGAAGCGTGCTCGAGATTTAATATTATTACAGTTGAATGACTATTTAGAGGCTAGTGGTGCTTTTGGCGAGGGGGTTGCTATTGATCAAAAAACGAAGCTTTCTCCAG TGAAGTGGTGGTCCTTGTATGGAGGTCAATGCCCTGAGTTGCAAAGTTTTGCTATGAGAATATTAAGTCAGACGTGTACTGGTGCCTCAAGATTTGGTCTGAAAAGGAGTCTATCTGAGCAACTTCATATGAATGGAAGGAACCCTGTAGAGCAGAAATTATTGACTGACCTTACATTTGTTCATCATAATCTTCAGTTGCAAAATGCTGTATCTATTACAAACACAGATTACAAAGATATATTTCTTGAAGAGATGGATCCAATGAATGAATGGGTTCGCGGAGGGGACGTTGAAAGAGTAACCAGCTTAACTAAATGGTGA
- the LOC113290274 gene encoding uncharacterized protein LOC113290274 isoform X2, with protein sequence MKNNLMGRTKADGNTEFHKSFKSCSVRKRKSSSDGPCKDNHVSSQPASLSRKRKHHITTESGLKDNDEMAQSLINPEQLNANTAGEIEKQAEDKSSRQIQRCIGRFFFENGIDFNAVNSPTFQKMMHAFAGHGSTLYKVPSCNDLKGWILQEELKASQEYVRGVVHSWGTTGCSILLDGWIDGKGRNLINFVVDSPRGPVFMKSADVTDIIGDVVAMITLLSGVIEEVGVQNVVQIVSYTTLGSLSAVGNKLTEKYGTISWTICAAHCIGLILEKIGMLDPWRGVLDKAKDITKLIYTHETVLKLMTKHTSGVELLSSRRIRSLTPFLILERIESQKNNLKIMFSSLEWKSSALASTADGVHVTDLVTGVSSFWTEAQMLLKGSLPLIRALHLISGGDSKPQLGYIYETMDQVKETIKDEYEDEKTKYQPFWTAIDGIWNNQLHSPIHSAACILNPSLLYSSEDVDDDNEIKDGLSRCIQGMVKEKRARDLILLQLNDYLEASGAFGEGVAIDQKTKLSPVKWWSLYGGQCPELQSFAMRILSQTCTGASRFGLKRSLSEQLHMNGRNPVEQKLLTDLTFVHHNLQLQNAVSITNTDYKDIFLEEMDPMNEWVRGGDVERVTSLTKW encoded by the exons ATGAAAAACAACCTAATGGGAAGAACAAAAGCAGATGGTAACACCGAATTTCATAAATCGTTCAAATCGTGTTCTGTACGGAAGAGGAAGTCCAGCTCCGACGGCCCCTGTAAAGACAACCATGTTTCCAGTCAACCCGCCAGTTTGTCAAGGAAGAGAAAGCACCACATTACAACTGAGTCTGGATTAAAGGACAACGATGAGATGGCACAGAGCTTGATTAATCCCGAACAATTGAATGCAAACACCGCAGGGGAGATTGAAAAACAAGCTGAAGATAAGTCATCCAGACAAATCCAAAGGTGTATAGGCAGATTCTTTTTCGAAAATGGTATAGACTTTAATGCTGTGAACTCACCTACTTTCCAGAAAATGATGCATGCTTTTGCTGGACATGGATCCACGTTGTATAAGGTGCCTAGTTGTAATGATCTAAAGGGGTGGATTCTGCAGGAAGAACTGAAGGCATCACAAGAGTATGTGCGAGGAGTTGTGCACTCATGGGGAACCACTGGATGTAGTATTTTGTTGGATGGGTGGATCGATGGGAAAGGGagaaatttgattaattttgtggtTGATAGCCCACGGGGTCCTGTATTTATGAAGTCTGCCGATGTGACAGATATCATAGGAGATGTGGTTGCCATGATCACATTGTTAAGTGGGGTTATTGAGGAGGTTGGGGTACAGAATGTTGTTCAAATTGTCTCATATACTACTCTTGGTTCACTGAGCGCAGTGGGCAATAAGTTGACAGAGAAATACGGGACTATATCTTGGACTATTTGTGCGGCTCACTGCATAGGCCTCATCTTGGAGAAGATAGGAATGCTGGATCCTTGGAGAGGTGTACTTGATAAGGCAAAGGATATTACTAAGCTCATTTACACACATGAGACAGTTTTGAAGCTTATGACGAAACACACTTCTGGGGTCGAGCTACTCAGTTCCAGGAGGATTAGGTCACTGACGCCATTTCTAATACTGGAGAGAATTGAGTCTCAAAAGAATAATTTGAAGATCATGTTTAGTTCGTTAGAATGGAAGAGCTCAGCCTTAGCTTCAACAGCTGATGGAGTGCATGTGACTGATTTAGTCACTGGAGTGTCGTCTTTCTGGACTGAAGCCCAGATGCTTTTGAAGGGAAGTCTTCCACTCATACGTGCTCTGCATCTAATCAGTGGAGGAGATAGTAAACCCCAGTTGGGATACATATATGAAACGATGGACCAAGTAAAAGAGACAATAAAAGATGAGTATGAAGACGAGAAAACTAAATATCAGCCTTTCTGGACAGCAATTGATGGGATCTGGAATAACCAACTCCATAGCCCTATCCATTCTGCTGCCTGCATTTTGAATCCGAGCCTTCTTTACTCATCTGAGGACGTTGACGATGATAATGAGATCAAGGATGGGCTTTCGCGCTGCATTCAGGGAATGGTAAAGGAGAAGCGTGCTCGAGATTTAATATTATTACAGTTGAATGACTATTTAGAGGCTAGTGGTGCTTTTGGCGAGGGGGTTGCTATTGATCAAAAAACGAAGCTTTCTCCAG TGAAGTGGTGGTCCTTGTATGGAGGTCAATGCCCTGAGTTGCAAAGTTTTGCTATGAGAATATTAAGTCAGACGTGTACTGGTGCCTCAAGATTTGGTCTGAAAAGGAGTCTATCTGAGCAACTTCATATGAATGGAAGGAACCCTGTAGAGCAGAAATTATTGACTGACCTTACATTTGTTCATCATAATCTTCAGTTGCAAAATGCTGTATCTATTACAAACACAGATTACAAAGATATATTTCTTGAAGAGATGGATCCAATGAATGAATGGGTTCGCGGAGGGGACGTTGAAAGAGTAACCAGCTTAACTAAATGGTGA
- the LOC113290274 gene encoding uncharacterized protein LOC113290274 isoform X3, protein MEELKASQEYVRGVVHSWGTTGCSILLDGWIDGKGRNLINFVVDSPRGPVFMKSADVTDIIGDVVAMITLLSGVIEEVGVQNVVQIVSYTTLGSLSAVGNKLTEKYGTISWTICAAHCIGLILEKIGMLDPWRGVLDKAKDITKLIYTHETVLKLMTKHTSGVELLSSRRIRSLTPFLILERIESQKNNLKIMFSSLEWKSSALASTADGVHVTDLVTGVSSFWTEAQMLLKGSLPLIRALHLISGGDSKPQLGYIYETMDQVKETIKDEYEDEKTKYQPFWTAIDGIWNNQLHSPIHSAACILNPSLLYSSEDVDDDNEIKDGLSRCIQGMVKEKRARDLILLQLNDYLEASGAFGEGVAIDQKTKLSPVKWWSLYGGQCPELQSFAMRILSQTCTGASRFGLKRSLSEQLHMNGRNPVEQKLLTDLTFVHHNLQLQNAVSITNTDYKDIFLEEMDPMNEWVRGGDVERVTSLTKW, encoded by the exons ATG GAAGAACTGAAGGCATCACAAGAGTATGTGCGAGGAGTTGTGCACTCATGGGGAACCACTGGATGTAGTATTTTGTTGGATGGGTGGATCGATGGGAAAGGGagaaatttgattaattttgtggtTGATAGCCCACGGGGTCCTGTATTTATGAAGTCTGCCGATGTGACAGATATCATAGGAGATGTGGTTGCCATGATCACATTGTTAAGTGGGGTTATTGAGGAGGTTGGGGTACAGAATGTTGTTCAAATTGTCTCATATACTACTCTTGGTTCACTGAGCGCAGTGGGCAATAAGTTGACAGAGAAATACGGGACTATATCTTGGACTATTTGTGCGGCTCACTGCATAGGCCTCATCTTGGAGAAGATAGGAATGCTGGATCCTTGGAGAGGTGTACTTGATAAGGCAAAGGATATTACTAAGCTCATTTACACACATGAGACAGTTTTGAAGCTTATGACGAAACACACTTCTGGGGTCGAGCTACTCAGTTCCAGGAGGATTAGGTCACTGACGCCATTTCTAATACTGGAGAGAATTGAGTCTCAAAAGAATAATTTGAAGATCATGTTTAGTTCGTTAGAATGGAAGAGCTCAGCCTTAGCTTCAACAGCTGATGGAGTGCATGTGACTGATTTAGTCACTGGAGTGTCGTCTTTCTGGACTGAAGCCCAGATGCTTTTGAAGGGAAGTCTTCCACTCATACGTGCTCTGCATCTAATCAGTGGAGGAGATAGTAAACCCCAGTTGGGATACATATATGAAACGATGGACCAAGTAAAAGAGACAATAAAAGATGAGTATGAAGACGAGAAAACTAAATATCAGCCTTTCTGGACAGCAATTGATGGGATCTGGAATAACCAACTCCATAGCCCTATCCATTCTGCTGCCTGCATTTTGAATCCGAGCCTTCTTTACTCATCTGAGGACGTTGACGATGATAATGAGATCAAGGATGGGCTTTCGCGCTGCATTCAGGGAATGGTAAAGGAGAAGCGTGCTCGAGATTTAATATTATTACAGTTGAATGACTATTTAGAGGCTAGTGGTGCTTTTGGCGAGGGGGTTGCTATTGATCAAAAAACGAAGCTTTCTCCAG TGAAGTGGTGGTCCTTGTATGGAGGTCAATGCCCTGAGTTGCAAAGTTTTGCTATGAGAATATTAAGTCAGACGTGTACTGGTGCCTCAAGATTTGGTCTGAAAAGGAGTCTATCTGAGCAACTTCATATGAATGGAAGGAACCCTGTAGAGCAGAAATTATTGACTGACCTTACATTTGTTCATCATAATCTTCAGTTGCAAAATGCTGTATCTATTACAAACACAGATTACAAAGATATATTTCTTGAAGAGATGGATCCAATGAATGAATGGGTTCGCGGAGGGGACGTTGAAAGAGTAACCAGCTTAACTAAATGGTGA